The sequence attttcaaatcgttagaaagtgctgaaaattgactccccattagcaaaaaatgAGAGAAGTCCTCACGCATACATTTAgatggggtgacccctgcgcgtgacccctgactatatACCAATGCAACTcccgttttcaagtttagcctgtttgctttcattttctttacttccggaaaaagctaAAGGTCATCTGacgttattttctgttttatcaaaaacatacgtatgcttGGCAAGATCGCATAAAAAAGTGCCGGAAATCCCAAGGATATGCCGCTGCTTTTTATATACCGCACACTATCTTCGTTATAAACGTAATGCgtaaaatatgaaacagaaataacaattattataaaatgacGAAAGATTACacagagaagaaaaaaatatcaagataGCGAAACAAATGTAAAAAGAAGTCACGAGACATTTCATAATATCTAAAAGTGTTGCACTTCAGAGCCAGTGTTGCACTTCAGAGCcactttatattttttgttgttgttttttttttttttttcttcttctttcaagcttaatgatttgaaaatttatGTTCAGTCACTCTAATAGGTGTATAGGCTAAGGAATCAAGTTGCTTCTACATCATAAATAGTTTAAATCCATGGTTAAGCTAAAGACTTTGAATCAAGGGTCCACGAGCGCGACGTATATATTACAACATTTGTTAATCAAAATATTGATTAGTGAAAAATATTCATCGTTTACTTCAATAGAATGATGCCGGTAAACCGACACCAGTAATTTGAttcacaatcttttttttttcaaacatgttctCGTTTACAAAATTTGTGTAAGTGGCACAATTGAGATAACAATATATTCATGAAGTATCTTTTATCAATAAGTAAGTCACTTATGGCATTTAGAGACGTGACAAATTATGTCTAAAACTGAATTAATTTGATTACGCATGTGAAATTTGTAAATGTTGTCTCGATCAGATAAACAGGTAGACCTTCAAAACGTGCAGATAAACATTTTATGCCTACTTCAATGTAAGTAAGCCGATATCTTCAAAGGCGTTCATCTATTGTCAAatgaggaaaaaaaaataaactccTTCTAAATTTTTAGGAAAATTTCTAATTTTCTAGGAAGCGAATCGCGCGCCACATCATGGTTCGTGGTAGCAATTTATTAATGGGTTTTAAATAATGCATTCAAGGACGCTTTTTGTTATGGAAGGAGGAATACTTCTGGGAAATTTAGTAACATCATGTTTCTTGCTACCATAGCATAAATGGGCCCGGTCATCGCTGTAAGAAGGAAGGTTGAATATAGATGTATGAATTACATCTGTCATATTTATATGACTTTACTTGAAAAGTATAATATAAAGGCACATGGATATATTTGTGGTCCGAGACTAATATACAGcacaaactacaaaaaaaaatcccataGAGAAAATGATTGAGGAAAGTAAAATGTTTACTAATAAGATTTagttaaagtcaaatatatcatcAATACCTTGTGTGAAGCAAGAACGAGGAAAATCCAACACATATGAATGGTATACATTGTATTCTACTtgtgtccgtgcgtgcatgcgtatGTGTGTAAAAGCTATAATATTGTGTCTAAACCCGTTTTCAGTTATCAATCAATTGTaaaattgcaagggaagtaaacttaCAGATAACTGTTTGTAAGTGCAAgaattgtcattctttgcggaCAGCagcattaaaataaatattcaaacttgttcagttattgatataaacaaaacctTCGAAATTTGGTCATTTGAAGAGATTAAAGCAATACACTGTGAAGATCTGTACTGTGAGAAGGTTAAAACAAAGAACTTACTGAGTCTAGGTAAAGAGTTGCGCCATTTGAGACTTGAAAGCCAAAAGCGACCCTACCGACACAATGTCTGGAGGTAATGCGTTCCAATCTATTACTGTTCTTGGGAAAACGACTCCTTCCTGTAGTCGCACCTGCATGATTGAAATTGATAGAAATGTTCATGCCCGGTTGTAAATTGATGTTTGTTCGCGGATATCACAAGTTTATTAGATTCATCAATTGCTACCATATCATGATATTTTATGCAGCATACACAGCTGTGCTTCATGTCAACGTGTTTCAACGAATTTCCACTGAAGATGTTAACATATCTGTAACACTAGACCTGTTTCCGCGCCGGTGTAGAACGTATCTGGCAGCCCGGCGTTGAAAGATTTCAAGACTTTGAAAATAGTTCTTGTAGTATGGGTCCCACACGGAACTGTCATACTCTACATTCGGTCGGATTAATGCCTTGTACGCATTCTCCTTCACTTTGGCTGCACCGATGTTCAAGTTCATGTAAGATCTGATGAGTGATATTTCAATCTAGATTTTTAACTGACGATACAGATTCCAAAGTATGTCCATTTAAAGTATACTGATGTTTAATGGGTGAACGTTTGCGAGAAATGGTTATAACGTTGCACTTTTCCAGGTGGAAAACTATTTACCACGTTTGTTCCCAAAACGCTAGTTTATCCAATCAGATACTGTTTCCGCATCCGACGTAGATGTTACAGTCATATATGcaatggtgtcatctgcaaagtCTGAATGTTAAGCCTTCAGGCAtgtcatttatgtaaaataaaaataaacttggcCCGAGAACATTTTCTTGAGGCACGCCGGATTCCACGTTTACTGGATCAGAGGAAACTCTTTCTACGATAACTTACTGCGAGCTATGTTCTAAGAAACAATTTATCCAAGTATTTATTTTACCACGAATTCTATAACGGTAATCTTATTTACTAGTAAGGAATTGCTCACTTTATCAAACGTCTTACTGAAATCCATAACAATGACGTCAGTTTGTTTTCCATATTTCCatgtttcaagttatattatCTACAAATTCTTTACGTTGGGATTCGCAAGAATGACCGCGTCGAAATCCATGTTGGAGCGGATGAAGAATGTTATTTCTATCTGCATGCATCATTATATGACTGGTAACTATACGTTCCATGATCTTACAACTAGTCTGTGACACCGGGCGATAATTTTTTGCTTTATAACGTTGACCCTTCTTAAAGATAGGTGACACATGGGCTTTCCTCCAGGCATCTGGTATAACTCCTGATATCAATGATTTTACGAAAATTTCATGGAGTATTGGTGCAGAttcatgtaaaagttcttttaGTATCCTGAGTTTCAGATTTTCCGGCCATGAGGCATTCTTATGAGGTGGGGGAaacttagatttgcccttgtccgtcggtttgtccgtccgtccgaagccATATGATATGACATGATCTGGAATTTTTGAATGATACGTGGTAGAAATATTAACTGTGTTACGAAATGCCAATGAAACCttcaagtaaaatttaaaaaaaaaaaaagacatttaataaGGAGGCCTCTTTTTATGCCCACTTACACAAAAAAGAGATGATAATGGCATGCAGCTCAAAACTAAATTTGTACACTAATAAAGTTGGTAAGTAAAATGCCTTTTGATATGTAACAAATTTGTTCTGTAAAGTAGTATGCTTCGTAACACTGCATAAGAGTTGGGAGAGGCACAGTGAATCAAAGCGTTATTTATAGAATAAGTCTACATGCGACATCGCGAAAGTAAcaaattccaaaatataaatTCTGactacaaaatataattatttgttattcATTATTTGGTATAAGTCAGGCAGCTGTAaaaaaactgttgttgtttttttcatccaATGGCAATTTTCACCTGGCAAATGTGATTATACTCTCAAGCCTTTAGAAACGCCTCAtcgaaacatttgaaatatttgattaaagaaaattttcGTACTGTATGTATTTTTGAAACACGGAAAACGAAACAAAGGAAAAAGTGGTAACTGTTCTGTGCTACACGAAGCGTTGCCACCGCTCGTATTAAGCTCATATTCGGATTAACGTTATTTGAATATTCAGAGTTTTGGTCGTCAGGAATGAATATCGAATATCCCTTTAAGTCGTTGCATcgttaaaagatatatatatatatatatattgaacagtATTCACAAGATAACAATTTAAATTGctttttacttttcaaaatgcTAAGATAGGCGAGGTTGACGTGGTTTAAGAGATAATTTGCTTCGGGTCAAAATAGAACCCTATATCTCAGCTGAGATGTATGGCAgacttatggaccggacacgccctgTTAACTTCTAATCttaaagtatgaccttgaccttagagttagtggtctgtgtcttgcgcatgacacgtcgtctcattaaagtgaacatttatgcaaagtaattgcAAAATCCCTTTATGGCTGGTAGGGTTATCGCCCGGACAAGAAAttacacggacggacggacgaatgcaCGCACAGACAaacacacggacggacagtgcgatttttatatacccaccttcgggggcataaaaagttgttCATAAAGTTGCAATATACTTAAACATGTAAAACTAATTACTTTTTGTAAATCGCGCTGTATTTTGTATAGCATGAATGGCAACACGAGCTCCACGTATACAGGTAATAATAGTCATGCTCAAAGTATCGCAAATAAAACCGCAGCATTTGATAAGATCTAATAAATAATAGTAAATGTATcaaggatataagacgaaaacatccaatatgtaaaatacttgaCTTCCGAAGCATATATTTTACTTGATAACgataaaacacgatttttctatacattatttcttaattatctgTTAATATATCTGACagtgtttttgtgttaattgacAGAGTAATATAatgtggcccagtggttaaggcgtccgcctcgggaccgggaggtcgaaggttcgagccccattgggagCGTTCGTTCGGGGGaagtttgtcatgggactcgttccgaaaaggccggttcgtgagccgcgagctagctaaatgaatggttaccgacttctatccgcctggcgcctggcatagtggtaggagttgggaggtaattggtacgcacaatataggtgtctcataagccaaattggctggccctttcaataggatTGACACTATAATAAAACAAGACCTTTACCGTTTACTGTATATTACTCCTCGTGTATTAATTGACAAAACAgcaaacataatattatttcttATCTATTAGTCGACAGAGTAATATACTGTATATTACTTTGAAGATTCACCTTTTTGTGGTATAgaataaaaaaacatatacaaATAACGCGTACCGTTCAAGCCACGATAAGCTATTTGCCTACTGATTTCAGAAAACGCGTACTAAAAGGAAACACGGGAAGCTCCCGGGATTCTATTATGCTTTTCTAcacctatcatttataattcacgtaaaatttaagtttttttttattattcaaaaagGAAGTAATATATGGCTTTAAAATTTAAGGGTTTTTTGATGATTCAAAAAGGAAGTAGATTCTAATTTATGgctttaaaattgataaaatcttgtgaatacaaaatatcaataccgtatttatattattttgatttgaattATAAACTTCGCCTACTGCCTTTGTGCAGGTAAAATGGGGATTTATTGTTCGTTTGATGTATTCTCATCGAACAGGAAGATCAATTCGTCTACCAGTTTATAATTGAATACGAGGAATAAAGATTAGCGTTAATCCTCTCATGTTATTAAAGTGTATTTCCGTGAATTAAGGTTTGGCACAGTCATAACTGTTTCCCAATCTTGTTTTGAGCAACtaaagtataaaataaacatgcCTTTCTTTAGAAGAACTTAAGTGTCCACACAGTGTAAACTGTcctgaaaatgatttcttttctTTCAACGTGCGCAGTATATACATAATGTTTAATGAAAACACGGCTTTCTTTAGAAGAAGTGTCCCCATAGTGTAAACAGTcctgaaaatgatttcttttctTTCAACGTGCGCAGTATATACATAATGTTTAATGAAAATACGGCTTTCTTTAGAAGAAGCGTCCCCATAGTGTAAACAGTcctgaaaatgatttcttttctTTCAACGTAAGCAGTATATACAGAAAGTCATCAATCTATTTATCTACGTTAATTCAACATCTGACCAATGCCGGTTCAATAGATACTCAAGTCCTTGACCAACTATCAAGTCTGTAGATATCAACCATTGGCAATACAGGATGTAACAATCAGCAATATTTTTTCTACCGAAATTAAATAACTCTTGGTTGACTTCAACCTGAATTCAATGtagaattaatgttattttaactttaaaatcaaGGTTGAATAATGCTTGAAGTTTCAGCGTTGTTTCAACTTTCAAAGTCAAATATAAATCAACTAAAATTCAACGTTGAagttcaaagttgttcaaagttgATGTGCCTAGCGGGTTTGTACTAATTATATACACTTTTATAAAAAAGTTCAGAACATACTGAAAAGGGACACTTGATAAACAAGAGAACAGAAATAGTGAATGGTGTTATGAAAATATACTGTACCTAATGGCCGAAGCGAATTACGTTTCAGGAAgttcatatagggaaaagtagGCCACGAATTTAAACCTCTCTAtggtgaaataaatgtattttcaaaacaaacCGTTATTATTGATTCTTCCTTATCAAACtggtatataaatatacatacgaCAGGCATTCTTCCGCTTACAAGTTTTGAATCTTAATTAGTATTCAAATGGCCGGGAATAATTTAGACATACTAACATGTGCAATATGTCTAAACAGTTATACAgagccaaagattttaaattgttttcatacgtTTTGCAAACCTTGTTTGGAAGGCTTAGTAAACAATCGTTTGGTTTTAGCGAAGGAATTTAATTGCCCTCTCTGTCGAGAAAGGATTAGAATACCAGAAGGTGGGGTACAGAATTTTCAGAGAAATATCTATATAAGAGATGACTCTCGCTTAAAAATCGACTGTGAAAGGTGCAGCAAGGAGGCAATTCATCTTTGTATCAATTGTGGACATCCTTGTTGTGAAAAATGTAGAAAAGACCATGTCAGTAGTGGATATTCAAAGCATCAAAGAATAAAGAAATTGTCAGAGTTGAATTTGCCCGATGCACTTAGAATAAAACAGAAAACGTTTTGTTCAATTCACACAGCAGAATCAGTTAAGTTAGTGTGTTTGGACTGTAACAAGACGCTAATATGCTATTTATGTGCATCAACGGAGCATAAAGATCACAGCAAAACGGACATTTCGTCTGCAGCAGCCGAAGAAAGGTCACGTTTAACTTCAGATTTGAAAGATTGTGAAGTATTTTTGGAAAAGTCGAAAATTGAATTTCGACAAAGAGAAGAGAGTAAGAAAGCTCAACTACTGGAGATTGAAAATGACATACGTGaacttgaaaggaaaaaaaaaaggcaGTTATGTCTAGTATCGAATCAAAGTTCAAGCGCGATGTGCAACAAATCAAAACTCGTCAATCCACATTCGCAAGAAAAGCAAACCGGTCCATTAATACAGAAGATAGGTCAATTTCAAACTTTCAGTGCGAATtggagaaattaaaaaaagaggACGAATTAAAAAACGACACACAATTTTTGgaacaaatgaaattaaaaccgCTGCCGAGGAAAATAATATTAAAAGGCTTTTTACTGGATTCAGAGTTGgaacaaattaaagaaaacataaataaatgggACGCTTGTCTACAAGACATGAAACAACTAAATGAAACAATGCAAATGAATACCATGAGAAGAAATACATCTATTCGTCCTATGTAAACGCTGGATCGTCAAATACGTGTTATCAAAATACACTAAAATTAGTAGAAGTTGAAAAAGGATTTGCCGATTAGCATGGATacttatatatacaaatatatcaattgtGTACAATGTAAAAGTGTAACTTCTCTGGGGTAAATTCTTCTAGGTATTTTTTATATAGATGTTGTTGCTACGGAGAGATTGTAAGAAG is a genomic window of Mercenaria mercenaria strain notata chromosome 18, MADL_Memer_1, whole genome shotgun sequence containing:
- the LOC123538585 gene encoding E3 ubiquitin-protein ligase TRIM56-like — translated: MAGNNLDILTCAICLNSYTEPKILNCFHTFCKPCLEGLVNNRLVLAKEFNCPLCRERIRIPEGGVQNFQRNIYIRDDSRLKIDCERCSKEAIHLCINCGHPCCEKCRKDHVSSGYSKHQRIKKLSELNLPDALRIKQKTFCSIHTAESVKLVCLDCNKTLICYLCASTEHKDHSKTDISSAAAEERSRLTSDLKDCEVFLEKSKIEFRQREESKKAQLLEIENDIRELERKKKRQLCLVSNQSSSAMCNKSKLVNPHSQEKQTGPLIQKIGQFQTFSANWRN